The DNA sequence GAATGGCTGAAGTTGTATTGCGTATTGTCGGTCCGAAACGGCCACAGCTTGCAATGAGCCTGATCGGTTATATTGTTTCCATTCCTGTATTTTGTGACTCAGGTTTTGTCATTTTGAACAGCTTGCGCAAAGCACTCGCTAAGCGTGCCAACGTTGCTCTCGCATCAATGTCTGTAGCACTTGCCACTGGACTGTTCGCAACTCATAATCTTGTTCCGCCAACACCAGGTCCAATTGCGGCAGCTGGTAATATCGGTGCAGAAAATTATTTGGGCACTATTATTCTTATTGGTCTTATTACAGCAATACCTGCAACAGTAGTCGGTTATCTTTGGGCTACTCGCGCTGCGAAGAACATCACAATTGATGATGCAGATGATATTCTTGATTATGAAGAAGTCGTAAAGTCATTTGGCAAAATGCCATCAGCATTCGCTTCATTCTTGCCAATTGTCTTGCCAATCGTTCTAATCGGTCTTGGTTCTGTAATTAGCTTCTTTGAAATGAAAGGAAATGCAGCGGCGTTCTTCAGCTTCCTTGGCCAGCCGGTCATCGCTCTAATTGCCGGTGTCGTCGCAGCACTCTTCCTATTGCCAAAGTTGAACGAAGAAACTTTGACAAAATGGATCGGCCAATCATTGCTTGACGCTGCTCCAATTCTCTTGATCACTGGTGCTGGCGGTGCATTCGGAACGATCATTAAGGAAACTGGTGTCGCAGATGTCATCCAGTCATGGAATCTAGCTGGTTCACTAAGCGGCGCATTGTTCTTGCTCATTCCATTTGTTATTGCCGCTGCCTTGAAGA is a window from the Aciduricibacillus chroicocephali genome containing:
- a CDS encoding GntP family permease, with protein sequence MLFAILAIGVILIIVATATFKLHPFLSLILGTLFVGIASGMPLAKVVENMNAGFGSIMGGIGLVIVFGTIIGTILEKTGAALRMAEVVLRIVGPKRPQLAMSLIGYIVSIPVFCDSGFVILNSLRKALAKRANVALASMSVALATGLFATHNLVPPTPGPIAAAGNIGAENYLGTIILIGLITAIPATVVGYLWATRAAKNITIDDADDILDYEEVVKSFGKMPSAFASFLPIVLPIVLIGLGSVISFFEMKGNAAAFFSFLGQPVIALIAGVVAALFLLPKLNEETLTKWIGQSLLDAAPILLITGAGGAFGTIIKETGVADVIQSWNLAGSLSGALFLLIPFVIAAALKTAQGSSTAALVITSSLVAPLLPQMGIEGAVPLALVVMAIGAGSMTVSHVNDSFFWVVTEFSGMKVKDAYKAQTMATLLQGVVTILFTMLLWIILV